In Prosthecobacter vanneervenii, the following are encoded in one genomic region:
- a CDS encoding tetratricopeptide repeat protein, translated as MRHHLCLFGLFILLGITAWQLGWLPLHWSDPAADQSFAAACYEKGLSCQKSGGTPEALRWFGQAADLGHAAAQAKMGTAYATGAGRPEDPAAALRWWRKAVAQGDAEGQYGLGVAHLAGSIVPQDKAAGVKWLQMAASQNYAPAQFRLAECHLHGDGVAEDPAEAVRWYRQSAENGHAEAQTALGFICKRGLWGAPQDPMQAAQWFQKAAAQDQSRAQYQLGLCHAQGSGITKDPVEALKWCLLASASGDAEAGQWIQDHEKELTSEQQAEAHSRARAFAARR; from the coding sequence ATGAGGCACCACCTGTGTCTATTCGGGTTGTTTATCCTGCTCGGCATCACGGCGTGGCAGCTCGGCTGGCTGCCGCTGCACTGGAGTGATCCGGCCGCCGATCAAAGCTTTGCTGCAGCATGCTATGAGAAAGGCCTGAGCTGCCAGAAGAGCGGCGGCACCCCCGAGGCCCTGCGCTGGTTTGGCCAGGCAGCCGATCTGGGCCATGCGGCTGCGCAGGCCAAAATGGGCACCGCTTATGCCACCGGGGCCGGACGGCCGGAGGACCCCGCCGCGGCGCTGCGCTGGTGGCGCAAAGCCGTAGCCCAAGGCGATGCTGAAGGGCAGTATGGACTCGGCGTGGCGCATCTCGCAGGCTCCATCGTGCCGCAGGACAAGGCGGCCGGGGTGAAGTGGCTGCAGATGGCCGCCAGCCAAAACTATGCCCCGGCTCAGTTCCGGCTGGCAGAGTGCCACCTGCATGGAGATGGCGTGGCCGAGGATCCAGCCGAGGCTGTGCGCTGGTACCGCCAGTCCGCTGAAAACGGCCATGCCGAGGCGCAGACGGCCCTCGGATTCATCTGCAAACGCGGGCTCTGGGGCGCACCGCAGGACCCCATGCAGGCGGCGCAGTGGTTTCAAAAAGCCGCCGCACAAGACCAGTCCCGGGCACAGTACCAGCTCGGCCTATGCCACGCCCAGGGCTCGGGTATCACCAAAGACCCCGTGGAGGCGCTGAAGTGGTGCCTTCTGGCCTCAGCCAGCGGCGATGCTGAAGCCGGCCAATGGATCCAAGATCACGAAAAAGAGCTGACCTCCGAGCAGCAGGCGGAAGCCCATTCACGGGCGCGGGCATTCGCAGCCAGACGTTAG